The following coding sequences are from one Streptomyces sp. NBC_00536 window:
- a CDS encoding GNAT family N-acetyltransferase: MIKGHLAGLRARHPDDVAVLHAELYEDVPTRARADSRPWRALPVSGGHSPYEPAAPSDGADCFSVVDLATGELAGEALLWGIDTHNRLAHLGLSLRPGHRGRGLGREVVQLLCRHGFTVRGLHRLQLETLADNAAMIGAAGSAGFALEGTFRRSAWVYGAFVDEVVLGLLAEDWTEPDLKAAAEAGP, encoded by the coding sequence GTGATCAAAGGACACCTGGCCGGGCTGCGCGCCCGCCACCCCGACGACGTGGCCGTCCTGCACGCCGAGCTGTACGAAGACGTACCCACCCGCGCGCGGGCCGATTCCCGGCCCTGGCGCGCCCTGCCCGTCTCGGGCGGGCACTCCCCGTACGAACCCGCCGCGCCCTCGGACGGGGCCGACTGCTTCTCGGTGGTCGACCTGGCCACCGGGGAACTCGCGGGCGAGGCCCTGCTCTGGGGCATCGACACCCACAACCGCCTCGCCCACCTCGGGCTGTCCCTGCGGCCCGGCCACCGCGGCCGGGGGCTGGGCCGGGAGGTGGTCCAGCTGCTCTGCCGCCACGGCTTCACCGTGCGCGGCCTGCACCGCCTCCAGCTGGAGACCCTCGCCGACAACGCCGCGATGATCGGCGCCGCGGGCTCCGCCGGGTTCGCCCTGGAGGGCACCTTCCGCCGCTCGGCCTGGGTGTACGGCGCCTTCGTCGACGAAGTGGTCCTCGGCCTGCTTGCCGAGGACTGGACCGAGCCGGACCTCAAGGCCGCGGCGGAGGCCGGACCCTAG